A genome region from Triticum aestivum cultivar Chinese Spring chromosome 2B, IWGSC CS RefSeq v2.1, whole genome shotgun sequence includes the following:
- the LOC123044029 gene encoding NADH dehydrogenase [ubiquinone] 1 alpha subcomplex subunit 6, producing MAFTMRAVKVPPNSASMGEARHRVFDFFREACRAIPSIMEIYNLDDVVTPAQLRASISQQIRKNQGVSDPKVIDMLLFNGMEELNNITEHAKQRHHIIGQYVVGHKGLVQDLEKDQGSSEFLKKFYTSNY from the exons ATGGCGTTCACCATGCGCGCCGTGAAGGTTCCGCCGAACTCGGCGTCGATGGGGGAGGCGCGGCACCGCGTGTTCGACTTCTTCAGGGAGGCCTGCCGCGCCATCCCCTCCATCATGGAGATCTACAACCTCGACGACGTCGTGACCCCCGCCCAGCTCCGCGCCAGCATCTCCCAGCAGATCCGGAAGAACCAGGGCGTCTCCGACCCCAAG GTCATTGATATGCTTCTCTTCAACGGGATGGAGGAGCTGAACAACATCACCGAGCACGCGAAGCAGCGCCACCACATCATCGGGCAATATGTGGttggccacaaggggctggtgcaggACCTGGAAAAGGACCAAGGGAGCTCCGAGTTCCTGAAGAAATTCTACACCAGCAACTACTAG